From Lysobacter lycopersici:
CTCTGGACCACGGTGTCGCTGCCGTCGACCAGCACCTGCACCGCCTCGCGCCCGTCGATGCGGCGGCGTTCGAAATCCGGCGGCACGACCACGCCGACGCTGATCTGGCCGCGGCGCAAGGCATCCATCAACTGCTGCGGCGTGTTCGCCGCGAGCGTCGGTCGGACCACGCCGGTCGCGACCATGTCCATCACCAGCGCGCGCGATCCGGCGGTGTTCGCCATGTCGGCGACGCCGGCCGACAACCCGCGCAGGTTGAGGTTGATCGCATAGCCGAACAGCACCAGCTGCATCACCGGGATGCCGACGATCATCGCCAGGGTGATGCGGTCGCGCCGCAGTTGCCGCAATTCCTTGGTCATCACCGCAAGCAGGCGCCCGAGTTTCACGCGGCCTCCCGCTGCGGATCGCGTCCGCGTGTGGCCGAGACGAACACATCCTCGAGGTTCGGTTCCGTCGGCACCACTTCGGCCTGCAGTTTCGCATTGCGCAGAGCTTCGGCGATGCGTGACTTGGCGTCGCCGTTTTCCGCCATCAGCACGCGCAAGCTGTTGCCGATCTGGGCCACGCTGAGCACGCCCGGCAAGCCGACCAGCGCCTGCTGCGCGCGCCGCGGCTGCGTGGCCCGCACTTCCAGCGTGCGCCCGGCCAGCGCGGACGTGAGCTCGCGTGGCGTACCGTCCGCGACGAGTCGGCCGGAATCGAGGATGGCAATGCGATGGCAGCGTTCGGCTTCGTCCATGTAATGCGTCGAAACAAGCAATGTTGTTCCGGCATCGGCGAGGTCGAAGAGCTTTTCCCAGAAATCGCGGCGCGATTCCGGATCGACCGCGCTGGTGGGTTCGTCGAGGAACAGCAATTCCGGTTCATGGATGACGGCGCCGGCCAGCGCGAGGCGTTGCTTCTGCCCGCCGCTGAGCGTGCCGGCAAGCTGCTTCTGCCCGTCTTCGAAGTGGTATCCGGCGACGAGTTCGTCGATGCGCTTTCTTGCCTTCGCCTTGTCGAGCCCTTGCACCGCAGCGAGGAATTCCAGGTTCTCGCGCACGGTCAGGTCCTCGAACAGCGAGAACTTCTGGGTCATGTAGCCGATGCGCAAACGCAAGGCTTCCGCTTGTTCGGGAATGCGCAGGCCGAGCACCTCGATCTCGCCCGCGGTCGGCGTCAATAGGCCGCACAGCATGCGGATGGTGGTCGATTTGCCCGAACCGTTCGGGCCGAGGAAACCGTAGACCTGCTTTTTCGGCACGGTGAGGTCGACATGGTCGACCGCGACCAGGTCGCCGAAACGCTTGGTCAGGCTTCGCGCGCGGATCGCGACATCGCCACCATTCGTGGATTCAGCGGCCATCGAACTCGACCCGCACCGGCAATCCGGCCGGAAGTTGCGTCGCATCCTTGCCGAGCGCGATTTCGGCGAGATAACTCAATCGCGCCGCGTCCTTGCCGATCAGCGCGTAGTACGGGGTGAAGCTGGCTTCGCTGCGGATCATGCGTACGGTTCCGGACAACGCGGCATCGCGACCATCGACGAACACCCGCGCCTTGTCGCCGACCTTGACGTTGGCGCGGATGGTTTCCGGCACATAGATGCGCGCATAGGGCGCATCGCCGACCAGCAGGATCGCCAGCGGCGCGCCGACCGGCGCCTGGTCGCCGAGCCTGTAGGGAAGGCTGTCGATGCGTCCGGCGCGCGGCGCGCGCACGTCGAGCTTGTCCAGTGTCGCCACCTGCGCCGTCGCCTGCGCTTCGGCGGCGCGCACCGCGGCTTCGCCCTGGGCGATGTCCTCGCGACGCGAGCCGTTCAACAGTTCGTCGAGCGCGGCCTGCGCGAGTTTCACCTGTGCGTTCGCGCTCGACGCGGCGGCGCGGGCGCGATCCACGTCGGCGGCGGCGACGAGTTTCCGTGCCCCGAGCGGGCGCAAACGATCGTAGTAGGCGTTCGCATCGCGCGCGGCCGCTTGTGCCGCGGACACGGACGCACGCGCCTGCGCGATCTGTTCGCTGCGCGGCCCGGCTTCGAGTTCGCCCAGGGCTTCGCGCTGGCGTTGCGCCTCGGCCTGCGCGGCTTCGGTCTGCGCCTCGGTACGGGTGCGTTCCAGCGTCAGCAGTCGCGCGCCGGCGTCTACCTGCTGGCCTTCGCGCACATCGATGGAGGCGATGCGTTCGGCCACCGGCGCCGGCAGCGTGATGCGGTCGTATTCCAGCGTGCCCAGTGCCTGCGGCGTGTCCTTCGCGCAGGCAGCGAGCAGCAATGCGGCGAACAGCGGAACGATCTTCGATGCGTTCACGGCGAAGGCTCCTTGAGGTCGATGCCGCGGTCTAGCAATGCGAGGGTGTGCTTGCGGAAAGTGTCCATGTCCAGCGCCGCGGTGCCGGGATCGCCGGCGAACAGGCGCCGCCAGATCGGCGCACCGGCGATCGGGAACAGCGTGAGCCCGACCAGCGACACCATCAGCAGGCGCGGATCCAAGTCTTCGTTGATCTCGCCGCGGGCCTGCGCTTCGGCGAAGCGCTTGGCCATCACCTGCGGGATCTGCGGGCCTATGCGTTCGAACAGCACGTCGCGCAACGCGCCGCCTTCGCACAGGACTTCGCGTACCCACAGCGGCGGCAGCCAGGGATGCTTCGTCGCCACGCGACCGATGCCGGTCACGAACGCGGCGATGAGCGCGGCGACATCCTCGCCGGCATTGCCGATCGCGCCACGCATCTCCGCCAGCACCGGCAGCAGCCGGTCCGCGACCAAAGCGTCCTGCAATTGCGCCTTGTCGCCGAAGTAGTAGTGCAGCAGCGCCGGGGTGACGTGCGCCTCGCGGGCGATGTCGCGCAGGCTGGTCGCGGCGATGCCCTTGCGCACGAAGCAGGCGACGGCGGCATCGAGCAGCAATTCGCGCTGCTCCGCCGGTGGCGCGGCCTTGCGGGCCGGACGGCCGGGCGCGCGCTTGCGCAACGGTGGCGAACTGCGGACGCGGGGCTTGGCAGGCTGGGTCGACTCCATTTCCATATTTAACTATACGTTTAATTAAATTGGAAGCCGTGATGGCGGCCGTCCTCCCGGCGCGCTACCCTGCGCGCCCCATGCTGCAACGCGACTTCGTCCTCGAACCCGCCGATACCGAACGCCTCGCCAACCTGGCCGGGCCGTTCGACGCCCACCTGCGCCTGATCGAATTGCGCCTCGGGGTGGAAATCGCCAACCGCGGCAACGTGTTCCGCGTCTCCGGCGAGGCCGATGTGGCCGCCCGCGCCGAACGCCTGTTGCGCCAGCTCTACGACGAGGCCGGTTCGGAAACCTTCGACGAGCACGCCATCCACCTGCGCCTCGGCCCGGATGCGAACGATGCGGCTTCGACATCGTCGGCGGATTACATGCCGCAGGACGTGGCGGTGAAGGTCAAGCGCGGCACCCTGCGCGGGCGCGGCGACAACCAGCGCAAGTACCTGCACGCGATCGCGACGCACGACATCAACTTCGGCGTCGGCCCGGCCGGCACCGGCAAGACCTTTCTCGCCGTTGCAATGGCGGTGGACGCGCTCAACCAGTCGCGCGTGCAACGGCTGATCCTCGTTCGCCCCGCGGTCGAAGCCGGCGAAAAGCTCGGCTTCCTGCCCGGCGACCTCACCCAGAAGGTCGACCCGTATTTGCGCCCGCTGTACGACGCGCTGTACGAAATGCTCGGCGTGGACAAGGTCGCGCGGTTGCTGGAGAAGAACGTCATCGAGATCGCGCCGCTGGCCTACATGCGCGGGCGCACGCTGAACGACGCGTTCGTGATCCTCGATGAGGCGCAGAACACCAGCATCGAGCAGATGAAGATGTTCCTGACCCGGCTCGGCTTCGGCAGCACCGCGGTGATCACCGGCGACCTGACCCAGGTCGATTTGCCGAAGCACCAGAAATCCGGACTGAAGGATGCGGTGGAAGTGCTGCACGGCGTCGAAGGTGTCAGCTTCACCTTCTTCGAGGCGCGCGACGTGGTGCGGCATCCGCTGGTCGCGCGCATCGTGAACGCCTACGAGGCCCGCGACGCAAAGGATTCGCAAACCGGATCGGCGTAACATCGACGCATGACCCGCGGTCCGACCCGCCTCGATGTCGCCGTCAGCTACGCCGCGCCGCGCGCGGGGCTGCCGGCCGCGGTGAGTTTCCGTCGTTGGATCGCGGCCGCGCTCGATGGTCGCATCCGCGAAGCCGACCTCGCGATCCGCATCGTCGGCACCAAGGAAGGCCGCGCACTCAACCGCCATTACCGCGGCAAGGACTACGCGACCAACGTGCTCAGCTTTCCCGCCGACGTCGCCGACGGCGTGAAGCTGCCCAAGGGCGTCGTCATGCCGCTGCTCGGCGACCTGGTGCTGTGCGCGCCGGTGGTCGCGCGCGAGGCCCGGGAACAGAAGAAGCCGCTGGCGGCCCACTACGCGCACCTGACCGTGCACGGCGCACTGCACCTGCTGGGCTGGGACCACCAGGACGCGCGCGAGGCCGAGTGCATGGAACAGCTGGAACGCGAGATCCTCGCCGGGCTCGGGATCGACGATCCGTACATGGCCTGAGCGCCGTCCGCGCCGCGATTCACCGGCGCGCAACGCGTCCGCGCTAGACTGCCGCCCACTCTCCACCGCGCGGGACCGCCCGCGACCGCCGCCCGAATGTCCGAGGACGACAGTAGCCAGCCCACCGCCGAACGCCGCAGCTGGCTGGAACGCATCAGCGCCGCCCTGTCGGGCGAGCCCACCACGCGCGAGGACCTCGTCGAGCTGTTGCGCGACGTGCAGGCCGACGGCCTGATCGAGGCCGACACCCTGCGCATGATGGAAGGCGCGATCTCCGTCTCCGACCTCACCGTCGGCGACGTGATGGTCTCGCGTTCGCAGATGGTGGCGTTGCCGGCCGACGCGAAGCTGCTCGAATTGATGAAGATGGTGGTCGAGTCGGGGCATTCGCGCTTCCCGGTGCACGGCGAGGACAAGGACGAGATCCTCGGCATCCTGCTGGCCAAGGACCTGCTGCGCGGCGTGGTCGTCGACCACGCGCCCGGTAACGTGCGCGAACTGCTGCGCCCGGCGGTGCTGATCCCCGAAACCAAGCGCCTCGACCTGCTGCTGCGCGAGTTCCGCCAGTCGCGCAACCACATGGCGATCGTGATCGACGAATACGGCGGCGTCGCCGGGCTGGTCACCATCGAGGACGTGCTCGAGCAGATCGTCGGCGAGATCGACGACGAGCACGACGACGCCGAGGACCCGAACGCGCTGATCGCGGCGCAGGCGGACGGCCAGTTCGTGGTCGACGCGCTCACGCCCATCGGCGATTTCAACCAGCGCTTCGGCGCCGATTTCGCCGACGACGAATACGACACCATCGGCGGACTCGTCACCGCGGCGATTGGCCACCTGCCCGAGGCCGGCGAGGAACTGACCCTGGGCCGCTTCGGCTTCCGCGTCGCGCGCGCCGACGCGCGCCGGTTGCACGCGCTGCACGTGAGCGTGCATGGCGAATAGCGCGGAAGCGCCCCTCATCCGCCCTTCGGGCACCTTCTCCCCGCGATGCGGGGCGAAGGGATTCGCGCGCTTGATGCTGGCATTTTTGTTGCTGCTGTCGCCGCTGTTCGCGGCCGCGGCGCCGCGCATCGGCGTGATGACCATGCAGCCGGGCGAGGTGTTCTGGGAACGCTTCGGCCATGACGCCATCGTCGTCGACGATCCGACGCGCGGCGAAGCGGTTTCCTACAATTTCGGCTTCTTCGATCCGGGCGAACCCGGTTTCGTCCGCAACTTCGTCGCCGGTCGCATGCGCTACGCGTTGGTCGCGCTGCCGTTGCGCGAAGACCTCTCCACCTATCGCGACGAAGGCCGTGGCGTGCGCCTGCAATGGCTGGACCTCTCGCCGGCGCAGGCGCAGTCCATCGCCGACGCACTGGAACACAACGCGCGACCCGAGAACTCTCGCTACCGCTACGACTATTTCCGCGACAACTGCGCCACCCGCGTGCGCGACGCCATCGACCGCGGGCTCGGCGGCCTGCTGCGCGAACGGCTCGTCGCCTCCTCGCGCGGGCTCACCTACCGCAGCGAATCCACGCGCCTCGCCAGTCCCGCGCGCTGGATGTGGCTGGGCTTCGAACTCGGGCTCGGGCCGAACGCCGACGTGCCGCTGTCGCGCTGGGACGAATCCTTCGTGCCGATGCGCTTCGCCGACAACCTGCGCGAAGTGCGCCTCGCCGACGGCCGCCCGCTGGTCGCCGCGGAGGAGCAGTTGCTGCCGCACCGCATCGCCCCGGAACCGGGCGAGCAATCGACCTCGTGGTGGCAGTACGCGCTCGCGGGACTCGCCATCGCGGCGCTCGTCCTGTTCGCCGCGAAGCGCCGGCCGCGGTTGCTCGCGGCGCTCGTGCTGCCGTTCTGGCTGCTGTGCGGCATGGTCGGTGCGCTGCTGCTGTACCTGTGGCTGGGCACCGAACACTGGGCGGCCTGGGCCAACCACAACCTGCTGCTGCTCGATCCCGCGTGCCTGTTGCTGCTGCCGGGCGGCTGGGCGCTGGCCCGCGGCCGCCGGCCGGGGCGCCTGTTCGCATGGACGCTGCTCGCGGTCGCGCTGCTGGCGTTGGGCGCGCTGGCGCTGGCATGGCTGCAGGTGCGCACCCAGCAGAACATGCGCTGGATCGTGCTGCTGCTGCCGATCCACCTCGCCTTGTTCGCGGCGCTGCGCCGCCGCTGAACGCTTGCCGCGCGCCGCGCCGGCGCGCACGATTGCGCGATGGATACCCATCATCGCCACGAATCGCTGCCCGCATGCGTGGTCAACTGCGTGGTGTACGACCGCGCCGGCCATCGCCGCGACATCGGCCTGGACGCGATCAGCGACGTGCTGGCCACCGACGACGGCAGCTTCGTCTGGGTCGGCCTGTACGAACCCGAGGACGCGCTGCTGGACAAGCTGCAGGAGGAATTCGGCCTGCACGACCTCGCGGTCGAGGACGCGCAGAACGCGCACCAGCGCCCGAAGCTGGAAAGCTACGGCAGTTCGCTGTTCCTGGTGCTGCACACGGCGCAGCTCAGCGACGGGCACGTGCGTTTCGGCGAAACCCACATCTTCGTCGGCGCGCACTTCCTCATCACCGTGCGCCATGGCGCGTCGGAATCGTATTCGCAGGTGCGCAAGCGCTTCGAACGCGAGCCCGAGATGCTGGCGCTCGGGCCGATCGCCGCGCTGTACGGCATCCTCGACTTCGTCGTCGACAACTACGAACCGATCGTCGAGGACTTCCGCCACGCGCTGGATTCGCTCGAGCACGAAGTGTTCGCGGAAACCTACCGGCGCGACACCATCGTGCACCTGTACGAGCTGAAGAAGGAACTGACGCAGATGCGGCTGGCGGTGGCGCCAGTGCAGGACATCGTGGCGCAGGTGACGCGCACGCCGGTGCTGCCGTTCAGCGAGGAAGCCAAGCTCTACCTGCGCGACGTGCAGGACCACGCGGTGCGGTTGAACGAATCCATCGATACCCTGCGCGAGATGCTGACCGCGGCGATGGGGGTGAACATGTCGCTGGCCACCATCGGCCAGGGCGAAATCGTGAAGAAGCTCGCCGGCTGGGCCGGCCTGCTCGCGGTTCCCACGCTGTTCGCCAGCTGGTATGGGATGAACTTCAAGCACATGCCCGAGTTCGACCACCCGCACGCCTACCCGGTGCTGATCGGCATCGTGCTGGTGGTGTGCGTACTGCTGTACCGCTATCTGCGCAAGGTGGGCTGGCTGTAACGCCGGCGCTGCATCGCCACGCGTCAGCGCGAGTGCGCGTTGTCCCAGCTGCCCTGGTTGCGGCGGCGGTCGCGGCCGCTGCGGCGGTCGTCCTTGTCCAGTTCGAAACGGATCTCGTGCCGACGATCGCTGCTCGTACGACGATCCCTGCCCTTGCGCCGATCCGGGCCCTGGTAGGGCAACCCCGTCCTGTCTTCGAAATGGAGCATGTCGAACTCCCCGGCGTGCGTCGCCGTCTTACCCTGCACAACGCGATGTTCAGCCGGCACCGGCCAGATGCCGCAGCATCAGCCCGGTCAGCCAGGCCAGCACCGTTCCGGTCGCGTAGCCGAGGGTCCCGAGCAGGGCCCCGACCGGGGCCAGCGCGGGATGGAATTCCGATGCCACCACCGGGGCCGAGGCCGGGCCACCGATGTGGCTCATCGAGCCGATGGTGAAGTAGAAGACCGGCGCACGCAGCAGCCGCGCCACCAGCCACAGCAGTACGGCATGGATCGAGAGCCAGGCTACGCCGAGCAGGAACAGGTCCGGTCGGTCGAGCAGCGCGAACACATCCATCTGCATGCCGATGCAGGCGATCAGCACGTACAGCAGCAGCTGGCCGATGTTCGACGCACCCGCGCCTTCGAGGCGACGCGCCCCGGTGAAACTCAATCCCAACCCGATCGCGGTGGAGATCGCGATCACCCATACGAACGGCTCGGCGAGTCCCATCGACTTCGCCCACGCGGCATTCGCGCCCAACCACGCCGACCACGGGCCCGCGACCGCATGCGCCAAGCCGACCGCGCCGAAGGCGATGCCGACGATCAACATCAGGTCGGCGAGGCTTGGGATGCGCGCGTGCTGTTCGCGGTAGGACGCAAGACGCTGGCGCAGATCGTCCAGCGCACGCGTGTCCGCGCCCGTGCGGTTGTCGATGGCTGCCGCGCGCGGGGCGAGGAAGATCAACAACGCCATCCACACATAGGCCACGCCCACGTCCACGACCGCGAACCGGCCGAAGGTGGTCGCGTCGACGTGGAAGATCTCCTTCATCGCCAGCATGTTGGCGCCGCCGCCGATCCAGCTGCCGGCGAGCGCGGCCATGCCGGCCCAAGTATCGCCGGCGACAGTGGCCGGATGCGCCGCGCGGAACAGCAGGAACGCGCCGAACGCACCGAGCATCACGCTGGCGGACGTGGCGACGTACATCGCGACCAGCTTCCAGCCCAGCCGCGCGATCGCGCGCAGGTCCACCGACAGCGTCAGCAGCACCAGCGCGGCGGGCAGCAGCACCCGGCTGGCGACCGGGTTGTAGAGCTGCGAATGCTGGCCGTCGATCAGGCCGAAGCTGTTGTACAGCCCCGGCAGCAGGTAGCAGAGCAGCAACGGCGGCACGACCGAATAGAACCTCTTCAACGCCGGCCGCTGCGACGACGCAGTCCAGAACACCGCGCCCAGCGTCGCCGCGATCAGGCCCAGCACGACGATGTCGTTGGTGATCAGCGGGGTTGCCATTTCACCTTCCCTGTAGGAGCGGCTTTAGCCGCGACCAGTCACCTCACTGCTCGCGCTTGAAAGGAACCGATGCGCGATCACCACGTTTCCCAGACTCGATCGGTTCTTACCGGAATTCCAATCATCGATGCAACCGAGTTCCTCAAGTCCATGAGGACTTTGGTTGCCTGTTTGCGCCGGCCTAGATCATCCGACAAGAAATCCCTCTCGAGATTCCCGATTTCCATCCTCTTGCTTTCGATGAAAGGATCCTGGTTTTCCCATGAAACGAAATCATCCCACTCGAGCGGATATTCCATGCGATCGTCGATGAATCTGTCGATGATATCGACGAGACTTTCCTTCGTGCCGACCCGATTTCTGCGCATGTGGACATGCGAAGAGTACTTCAAGAAGTTCTTAATGAACTTCATTGCCGACTCGGATCGACTGTAGAAAAGTCGACGATCACTCGCCGATATGCGCCTTCAACCAGGCATTCACCGTGTCGTGCCAGAGCAGGCTGTTCTGCGGCTTCAGCACCCAGTGGTTCTCGTCGGGGAAGTACAGGTACTTCGACTCGATGCCCTTGCGCTGCAGCGCGGTGAACGCCGCGATGCCCTGCTCCACCGGGATGCGGAAATCCTGCTGGCTGTGCACGATCAGCATCGGTACCTTCCAGTCCTTGACATGCAGGATCGGGTTGAACTTCTCGTAGCCCTGCGGGTTCTCCCACGGCGTGCCGCCGTTCTCGTGTTCGGAGAACCACAGTTCCTCGGTGGCGTAACCCATCATGCGATTGTCGAATACGCCATCGTGGGCGACGATGCACTTCCACGGCGAGTTCCAGTTGCCCGCGATCCAGTACGCCATGAAGCCGCCGTAGCTCGCGCCGAGCGCACAGGCCTTGTCGCCATCGAGGAACGGATACTGCTTCAGCGCCGCGGCCCAGCCCTTCTGCAGGTCCTCGAGCGGACGGTCGCCCCAGTGCTGCGAAATCGCATCGGTGAAGGCCTGGCCGTAGCCAACGCTGCCGTGGAAATCGACCATCACCACCGCGTAGCCCTGCCCGGCGTAAGTCTGCGGATTCCAGCGATAACTCCAGCCGTTGCCGAAGCTGCCCTGCGGCCCGCCGTGGATCAGGAACGCGACCGGATATTTCTTGCCGGGTTCGTAGTTCCAGGGCTTCACCACGTAGCCGTGCACGATCTCGTTGTTCCAGCCCTTGAACGAAAACTGTTCGAAATCGCCCCAGGCCACGTCCTTGAGCATGTCGCCCGCACTCGGCGTGATCGCGCGTTGCGCGCTGCCGTCGGCCGCGGCGGAGAAAATCTCGTCGCCGGTCTTCATCGTGTTGCGCGCGAACACCAGCGTCGGGCCGGCGATGCCGAATTCGCCGACGGTGCCGTCGCCAACCACCTGCGTCGCCTTGCCGCTGGCGATGTCGACCGCGAACAGCGGCTGCTGGCCCATGTCCTCGGCGGTGGTGTAGATGGTCTTGCCGTCGGCGGACAGCGTGATGCCGTTCGCGGAACGGTCCCAATCCGGATCGATCTCGCGCGTCTTGCCGGTCGCGAGGTCCATCGCCATCAGCGCGAAGCGGTCGGCCTCGAATCCGGGCACCTTCATCGCGCGGTAGTACAGCGTCATGCCGTCGTGCGAGAACACCGGGCCCGCATCCCAGGCCTTGTTCGCTTCGGTGAGATTGCGCGCGGTGCCGCTGCCGTCGCTATTGGCCAACCAGATATCGAAGTTGGTCGACCAAGGCTCGCTGCGATCGGACGTGCGCGCGCTCATCGCCAGTTGCTTGCCATCGGGCGACCAAGCGAGATCGGACAGGTCGCCGAAAGGTTTCGACGGAATGTCGCCGTTCACGCCGCCGCTGACCAGCACCGCGGTTTTCGCCGGCGTCTTCGTATCCGCCGGCACCACGAACACGCGATTCAGCGTGCCGTCCGCCCACGTGTCCCAGTGGCGGATGAACAGGTGGTCGAAGATTTTTCCGCTGGCCTTGCCGTTCGCTTTCGCCTGCGCGTCCTGGCGTTGCTTGGTGCACGCCAGCGCATCGGCATCGGCGCTGTCCACGCAATCCGGGAATGCGGTGGATGCGACCGCGATGCGGGTTCCATCCGGCGACAGCTTGAACGCGGCGATGTCCTGCGCCAGGTCGGTGAGCTGCCTTGGCGCACCGCCCGCGGTCGGCATCGAATACAGCTGCGAACTGCCGTTCTTCGCGCTGAGGAAATACACGGTGGCGCCATCCGGCGAGAACGCCGGCGAGTTCACGTTCCAGCCATCCGGCGTGAACTGCTTCGGCGGCGCCGCGTCGCGCGCGAACAGGTCTTCGATCCACAGCGAGGTGCTGGCGCGGTTCGCGTCGAAATCGACGACGCGTTTCGCAAACACCAGCTTGCGCCCGTCCGGCGACAGCGTCGACGACGAATAGCGATCCATGCGGACCATGTCGCTGGCCTGGAATCCGTGCGCAGCCTGCGCGGCGGGAACGATGGCGGCGGACAGCACGATGGTGAGTAGCGTGTGGCGAAGATTCATTTCGACTCCGGCATTGCGAACGGATGGAAAACGCGGATCAGGCGGACGCGCGGCGCGCCTGCCCTTCGACCCAGCGGTACAGCAGGAAGATCGCGACGACGAACGCGACGCCGCCGATCCACACCGCGGGTCCGGACGCGAACGCGTCGCCGACCAGCGTCATGTCGAACAGGTTGAAGGCGACGATGCCGGCGATCACCACGCCGACCAGGCCTTCGCCGACGATCATCCCGGAAGCGAGCAACACGCCGAGCTGCTTGGTGGTTTCCGGCTTGGCGCTGCGTTCGGCGCGCTTGTCGTACCACGCGCCCACCAGCGCGCCAACCACCACCATCAGCACCGCCGAAGTCGGCAGATAGATGCCAAGGCCAACCGCGAGCGGCGACAGGTGCGCCTTGTCGTTCGTCGCCTTGCGCAGCACCACGTCGAGCACGATCAGCACCACGCCGATACCGGCGCCGATTTCGATCAGGCTCCAGTCGATGTTGTTCTGGATCACGCCCTGCGCCAGGGTCGAGATCAGGCCCGCCTGCGGCGCGGGCAAGGCCTTGGTCGGATCCACGCCGGGCACGCCGGCGAAACCGTAGGCCTTGTTGATCAGCTCCAGCACCGGCGGGATCACCGCAGCACCGGCGAGCACGCCGACCAGCAGCGCCCATTGCTGTTTCGACGGCGTGGCGTCGACCAGTTGCCCGGTCTTGAGGTCCTGCAGGTTGTTGTTGGCGATGGCGGCAACGTTGAACACCACCGCAGTCACGAACAACGCGAACGCGATCAGGCCCTTTTCGTGGCCCGGGCCGAGCATCGGCTTGATCGCGAGCAGCAGCAGCGCGGCGCCGATGACGACAAGGATGCCGATGCCAGAGAGCGGGCTGTTCGATGAACCGATCAGGCCGGCCATGTAGCCGCAGACCGCGGACACGAGGAAGCTCATCACCACGCAGTACAGCAGGCCGCCGATCACCAGCGGCCACAGTTGCGCGCCGA
This genomic window contains:
- a CDS encoding S9 family peptidase translates to MNLRHTLLTIVLSAAIVPAAQAAHGFQASDMVRMDRYSSSTLSPDGRKLVFAKRVVDFDANRASTSLWIEDLFARDAAPPKQFTPDGWNVNSPAFSPDGATVYFLSAKNGSSQLYSMPTAGGAPRQLTDLAQDIAAFKLSPDGTRIAVASTAFPDCVDSADADALACTKQRQDAQAKANGKASGKIFDHLFIRHWDTWADGTLNRVFVVPADTKTPAKTAVLVSGGVNGDIPSKPFGDLSDLAWSPDGKQLAMSARTSDRSEPWSTNFDIWLANSDGSGTARNLTEANKAWDAGPVFSHDGMTLYYRAMKVPGFEADRFALMAMDLATGKTREIDPDWDRSANGITLSADGKTIYTTAEDMGQQPLFAVDIASGKATQVVGDGTVGEFGIAGPTLVFARNTMKTGDEIFSAAADGSAQRAITPSAGDMLKDVAWGDFEQFSFKGWNNEIVHGYVVKPWNYEPGKKYPVAFLIHGGPQGSFGNGWSYRWNPQTYAGQGYAVVMVDFHGSVGYGQAFTDAISQHWGDRPLEDLQKGWAAALKQYPFLDGDKACALGASYGGFMAYWIAGNWNSPWKCIVAHDGVFDNRMMGYATEELWFSEHENGGTPWENPQGYEKFNPILHVKDWKVPMLIVHSQQDFRIPVEQGIAAFTALQRKGIESKYLYFPDENHWVLKPQNSLLWHDTVNAWLKAHIGE